The proteins below are encoded in one region of Myxococcales bacterium:
- a CDS encoding FHA domain-containing protein yields MADLTIYGPEGPQRHNLGENITLGRHPDNDIQVLDRIASKNHCRIWKVKEGYHLKDLDSLNGTLVNGKRASSVELKDGDEIMVGTTRIVFSHKVQFKAKKRVPQVTITPGSIDSHIHTRLAPISEQRFVSEKLIANEKDLRRDYEKLRLGYELTKAIGLELDVDKLLEKVLARLMEMFPADRGVVLLVDDESGDLLPRCVHMRDEKAEDEQLTISSTITNEVLRDSTAVLSSDATMDARFHGARSVIMQGIRSSMAVPLVHADHTFGVILLDSKVATNSFREKDLQLFQNVANQAAIAIQNSFYANKIEKDAVMRGQFERLLSPAIVEEVMSGAVKLEKGGQLRETTVLFTDIRGFTNIAENQSAQETVTMLNEYFELMVEVIFKHEGTLDKFVGDAIMALFGAPVMHDDDPVRAVRTAIEMQGVLDKYNAQRIIKGQRTVRMGIGINTGEVVAGYLGSSQALEYTVIGDVVNVGARLCSVAKEGEIIISESVYKAVKTTLKQSPCHPLR; encoded by the coding sequence ATGGCGGACCTGACTATTTACGGACCTGAAGGTCCACAACGGCACAACTTGGGGGAAAACATCACCCTTGGGCGACACCCGGACAACGACATCCAGGTCCTCGATCGCATCGCTTCAAAGAACCACTGCCGCATATGGAAGGTCAAGGAAGGTTATCATCTCAAAGACCTTGATTCGCTCAACGGTACATTGGTCAATGGTAAACGGGCATCTTCCGTGGAGCTCAAAGATGGTGATGAAATCATGGTGGGCACAACCCGTATCGTGTTTTCTCACAAGGTCCAGTTCAAAGCTAAGAAACGCGTTCCGCAAGTCACCATCACACCAGGATCCATTGACAGTCATATCCATACGCGACTGGCTCCGATCAGTGAGCAACGCTTTGTATCGGAAAAACTTATTGCGAACGAAAAAGATTTACGTCGCGACTACGAAAAACTTCGTTTGGGTTACGAGCTAACCAAAGCCATCGGCCTTGAATTGGATGTCGATAAATTACTTGAAAAAGTATTGGCGCGACTCATGGAAATGTTTCCAGCCGACCGAGGCGTGGTGCTGCTCGTAGACGATGAAAGTGGCGATCTTCTGCCACGTTGCGTTCACATGCGCGATGAAAAAGCAGAGGATGAGCAGCTTACCATATCAAGCACGATCACAAACGAAGTGCTTCGTGACTCAACGGCCGTGCTCTCAAGCGATGCGACGATGGATGCACGGTTTCACGGCGCGCGTTCTGTTATTATGCAGGGGATACGCTCGTCGATGGCCGTTCCTTTGGTGCATGCCGATCATACCTTTGGTGTGATTTTGCTCGACTCGAAAGTTGCAACGAATTCGTTTCGAGAGAAAGATTTGCAGCTCTTTCAGAACGTGGCCAATCAAGCAGCTATTGCCATCCAAAACAGTTTCTACGCAAATAAAATCGAAAAAGACGCGGTCATGCGTGGTCAATTCGAGAGGCTACTGTCGCCTGCCATCGTTGAAGAAGTTATGAGCGGCGCGGTCAAGCTCGAGAAGGGCGGCCAACTCCGTGAGACGACGGTACTCTTTACAGACATTCGTGGCTTTACCAATATTGCTGAAAACCAAAGCGCTCAAGAAACGGTCACCATGCTCAATGAATATTTTGAGCTCATGGTGGAAGTCATCTTTAAGCACGAAGGAACTCTGGATAAATTTGTGGGTGATGCCATTATGGCGCTCTTCGGTGCGCCGGTAATGCACGATGACGATCCGGTACGTGCAGTGCGCACCGCAATTGAAATGCAGGGCGTGCTTGATAAATACAATGCACAACGCATCATCAAAGGACAGCGCACGGTGCGCATGGGCATTGGCATTAACACGGGCGAGGTGGTGGCCGGGTATCTTGGAAGTAGCCAGGCCCTGGAATACACCGTGATCGGCGACGTGGTTAATGTAGGCGCAAGGCTTTGCTCCGTGGCTAAAGAGGGTGAGATTATTATCAGCGAATCGGTCTACAAGGCCGTAAAGACCACGTTAAAACAAAGCCCTTGCCACCCACTCAGGTAA
- a CDS encoding acetyl-CoA carboxylase carboxyltransferase subunit alpha — translation MLAVAFLDFEKPLYELEERIHKLKKVAASHADVGADLEKLEQKAQKLQKRIYADLNVWQKVQLSRHPDRPYFRDYLDRIFTDFQELHGDRRFSDDPAIIAGFGRFNDQHVAIIGQQKGRSTKQKVYRNFGMAHPEGYRKACRIMELANRFSRPIFTFIDTPGAYPGIGAEERGQSEAIGHSLIVMASLEVPIIATVIGEGGSGGALALGVANRILMLEFATYSVITPEGCASILWRDGARAPDAAEQLKLRAPEVQGLGLVDEVITEPAGGAHRDLRATATSLKHSLAQHLSELKKLDANALREQRYQKFRAMGQFENKA, via the coding sequence ATTTTAGCTGTGGCTTTTTTAGATTTTGAAAAACCTTTATACGAACTTGAAGAGCGCATCCATAAGCTCAAGAAAGTGGCAGCGTCGCATGCTGACGTTGGTGCTGACCTTGAGAAGCTAGAGCAAAAAGCGCAAAAACTGCAGAAGCGCATTTATGCCGACCTTAATGTTTGGCAAAAAGTGCAGTTGAGTCGACATCCGGACCGACCCTATTTCCGTGACTATCTCGACCGCATATTCACCGACTTTCAAGAATTGCACGGCGATCGACGTTTTAGCGATGATCCCGCGATCATCGCAGGATTCGGACGTTTCAATGATCAGCATGTTGCCATTATCGGGCAACAAAAAGGTCGCAGCACGAAACAAAAAGTCTACCGTAACTTCGGAATGGCCCACCCGGAAGGCTACCGTAAGGCCTGCCGTATTATGGAGCTGGCAAATCGTTTCAGTCGACCTATTTTTACTTTTATTGATACACCCGGAGCCTATCCAGGCATCGGAGCCGAAGAGCGCGGCCAAAGCGAAGCCATCGGTCACTCGCTTATAGTCATGGCCAGCCTTGAGGTTCCGATTATTGCGACTGTAATTGGAGAAGGGGGCTCTGGCGGCGCTTTAGCACTTGGTGTTGCTAACCGCATTCTGATGCTCGAATTCGCAACCTATAGCGTGATTACTCCAGAAGGATGTGCGTCGATTTTGTGGCGCGATGGGGCACGCGCACCAGATGCCGCCGAGCAGCTCAAACTGCGAGCACCGGAAGTACAAGGTCTTGGTTTGGTTGATGAAGTGATCACGGAGCCCGCTGGAGGAGCTCACCGAGACTTACGTGCAACCGCAACAAGTCTCAAACACTCGCTTGCTCAACACCTATCCGAGCTAAAGAAGCTCGACGCCAACGCTCTACGCGAGCAGCGCTACCAAAAATTCCGCGCCATGGGTCAGTTCGAAAACAAAGCGTAA